One part of the Oryzias melastigma strain HK-1 linkage group LG21, ASM292280v2, whole genome shotgun sequence genome encodes these proteins:
- the tmtc4 gene encoding protein O-mannosyl-transferase TMTC4 isoform X1 (The sequence of the model RefSeq protein was modified relative to this genomic sequence to represent the inferred CDS: added 33 bases not found in genome assembly), whose protein sequence is MKTQSIMALTQVYWDHHIPLPKLTSLQAKVTVALVALLCFSNSYDGEFVFDDSEAIVNNKDLRPTTPLSNIWFNDFWGSNLRSNSSHKSYRPLTVLTFRLNHLIAGGLHPVGFHVLNIILHAVISALMIDVFAILIGGLGRDEDGQRVNLAPKTSLLAALFFAAHPVHTESGKDRARPGGGCKKGRLLVQACCMYQSKQPQDANHTVAGIVGRADLLCALFFQLSFLTYCKAFYKGSDREDGFSVRWVAVSLLLCAAAMLCKEQGITVLGVNAAFDVLLICNVNVYELSQRLLFRKKSLAFSEILSMGLLTRLALLGLGGISMLYGRWRIMGTGPPVFTEVDNPASFEENIVIRILNYNYYYSLNAWLLLCPWWLCFDWSMGCVPLIKSATDWRMVWLLLLWCFLLGLIGQALCSQDSQRRRTLTLGLVLLVVPFLPACNVFFRVGFVIAERVLYLSSAGYCLLLAFSLGHCCCRWTRYKKLLLALTLALLCMYVARCALRSQQWRSEQSLFTSALSVCPLNAKVHYNVGKNLADRGNSTAAVRYYREAVRLHPTYVHAMNNLGNILKEKNELIEAEQLLSKAVSIQSDFAAAWMNLGIVQNSLHRFEEAEQSYLNAIRFRKKYPDCYYNLGRLYADQNRHVDALNAWRNATVLKPDHSLAWNNMVILLDNLGNLAQAELIGREALRIVPNDHTIMFSLANVLGKLEKYKESESFFLHALQINPNAASCHGNLAVLYHRWGKLELAKKHYELSLKLDPEAAGTKDNYNMLLRKLDQLKRKTP, encoded by the exons atgaaaacccaGAGCATTATGGCGTTGACTCAAGTGTACTGGGATCACCACATCCCTCTGCCAAAGCTTACCTCTTTGCAAGCCAAAGTCACTGTTGCCCTCGTGGCTTTGCTGTGCTTCAGTAACAGCTATGATGGGGAGTTTGTGTTTGATGATTCTGAAGCAATTGTCAACAACAAG GACCTGAGACCAACAACACCCTTGAGCAACATTTGGTTTAATGACTTTTGGGGAAGCAATCTGAGAAGCAACTCCAGTCACAAATCCTACCGACCGCTCACTGTCCTTACATTTAG ACTGAACCACCTCATAGCTGGAGGCCTCCATCCTGTTGGTTTCCATGTCCTGAACATCATCCTCCACGCTGTCATATCCGCCCTCATGATTGATGTGTTTGCTATACTGATTGGTGGACTGGGCCGCGATGAGGACGGGCAGAGGGTGAACCTTGCTCCCAAGACGTCGCTTCTTGCTGCCCTGTTCTTTGCTGCACATCCAGTCCACACAGAAAGT GGCAAAGACAGGGCGAGACCTGGGGGGGGCTGCAAGAAAGGCAGGCTGTTGGTTCAGGCCTGCTGTATGTATCAAAGCAAGCAACCCCAGGACGCCAACCATACT GTGGCGGGCATCGTGGGCCGAGCTGACCTGCTGTGCGCTCTCTTCTTCCAGCTCTCTTTCCTCACTTACTGCAAAGCCTTCTACAAAG GGAGCGACAGGGAGGACGGCTTCTCTGTCCGCTGGGTTGCGGTCAGCCTCTTGCTTTGTGCTGCAGCCATGCTCTGCAAGGAACAAGGCATCACTGTTTTG GGTGTGAACGCAGCCTTTGATGTCCTCCTGATCTGTAATGTCAATGTGTATGAACTCAGCCAGAGGCTGCTGTTCAGGAAAAAATCCCTGGCT TTCAGTGAGATTTTGTCAATGGGATTGCTGACACGCTTGGCTCTTCTGGGTCTTGGGGGGATCTCAATGCTGTACGGCCGCTGGAGGATTATGGGCACAGGACCGCCGGTGTTTACCGAAGTAGACAACCCCGCCTCGTTTGAAGAAAACATCGTGATTAGA ATACTGAACTATAATTACTACTACTCTCTAAATGCCTGGCTGCTGCTGTGTCCCTGGTGGCTGTGTTTTGATTGGTCCATGGGCTGTGTGCCCCTCATTAAGTCGGCCACTGATTGGAGGATGGtgtggctgctgctgctctggtgCTTCTTGCTAGGCTTGATAGGCCAAGCCTTATGCTCACAGGACAGTCAGAGGAGGAG GACTCTGACCCTGGGCCTGGTGCTGCTGGTGGTTCCTTTTCTCCCCGCATGTAACGTTTTCTTCAGAGTGGGCTTTGTCATCGCTGAGAGAGTGCTTTATCTGTCTTCTGCCGGCTACTGCTTACTGCTGGCATTCTCACTGGGACACTGCTGCTGTCGCTGGACCAGATACAAG AAGTTGCTGCTTGCCTTGACGCTGGCGCTCTTATGCATGTATGTAGCTCGCTGTGCCCTCCGCAGCCAGCAGTGGCGGTCGGAGCAAAGCCTGTTCACCAGCGCGCTGTCTGTCTGTCCTCTCAATGCCAAg GTGCATTACAACGTGGGTAAGAACCTGGCCGACAGAGGGAACTCCACTGCTGCTGTCCGGTACTACAGAGAGGCTGTGAG GCTCCACCCGACCTACGTCCACGCAATGAACAACCTGGGAAACATCCTAAAGGAGAAGAATGAGCTGATAGAGGCGGAGCAGCTATTGTCGAAAGCTGTGTCCATCCA atCTGACTTTGCAGCAGCTTGGATGAATCTTGGTATAGTTCAGAACAGCCTCCACAGGTTCGAGGAAGCAGAGCAGAGCTACTTGAACGCCATCCGCTTCCGCAAAAAATACCCAGATTGTTACTACAACCTGGGACGATTG TACGCAGACCAAAACCGACATGTGGACGCTCTGAACGCATGGAGGAATGCAACTGTGCTAAAACCTGATCACAGCCTGGCTTGGAACAACATGGTCATCCTGCTGGACAATTtag GTAACCTGGCTCAGGCGGAGCTGATCGGCAGAGAGGCGCTGAGGATCGTCCCTAATGACCACACCATCATGTTTTCCTTGGCAAACGTCCTGGGAAAATTAGAGAAATATAAG ATCAACCCAAATGCTGCTAGTTGCCATGGCAATTTAG CTGTGCTGTATCACCGCTGGGGGAAGCTGGAGCTGGCTAAGAAACACTATGAACTGTCTCTAAAGTTGGACCCCGAGGCTGCTGGGACCAAAGACAACTACAACATGCTGCTACGCAAACTGGACCAGCTCAAACGCAAGACGCCCTGA
- the tmtc4 gene encoding protein O-mannosyl-transferase TMTC4 isoform X2 (The sequence of the model RefSeq protein was modified relative to this genomic sequence to represent the inferred CDS: added 33 bases not found in genome assembly): protein MKTQSIMALTQVYWDHHIPLPKLTSLQAKVTVALVALLCFSNSYDGEFVFDDSEAIVNNKDLRPTTPLSNIWFNDFWGSNLRSNSSHKSYRPLTVLTFRLNHLIAGGLHPVGFHVLNIILHAVISALMIDVFAILIGGLGRDEDGQRVNLAPKTSLLAALFFAAHPVHTESVAGIVGRADLLCALFFQLSFLTYCKAFYKGSDREDGFSVRWVAVSLLLCAAAMLCKEQGITVLGVNAAFDVLLICNVNVYELSQRLLFRKKSLAFSEILSMGLLTRLALLGLGGISMLYGRWRIMGTGPPVFTEVDNPASFEENIVIRILNYNYYYSLNAWLLLCPWWLCFDWSMGCVPLIKSATDWRMVWLLLLWCFLLGLIGQALCSQDSQRRRTLTLGLVLLVVPFLPACNVFFRVGFVIAERVLYLSSAGYCLLLAFSLGHCCCRWTRYKKLLLALTLALLCMYVARCALRSQQWRSEQSLFTSALSVCPLNAKVHYNVGKNLADRGNSTAAVRYYREAVRLHPTYVHAMNNLGNILKEKNELIEAEQLLSKAVSIQSDFAAAWMNLGIVQNSLHRFEEAEQSYLNAIRFRKKYPDCYYNLGRLYADQNRHVDALNAWRNATVLKPDHSLAWNNMVILLDNLGNLAQAELIGREALRIVPNDHTIMFSLANVLGKLEKYKESESFFLHALQINPNAASCHGNLAVLYHRWGKLELAKKHYELSLKLDPEAAGTKDNYNMLLRKLDQLKRKTP from the exons atgaaaacccaGAGCATTATGGCGTTGACTCAAGTGTACTGGGATCACCACATCCCTCTGCCAAAGCTTACCTCTTTGCAAGCCAAAGTCACTGTTGCCCTCGTGGCTTTGCTGTGCTTCAGTAACAGCTATGATGGGGAGTTTGTGTTTGATGATTCTGAAGCAATTGTCAACAACAAG GACCTGAGACCAACAACACCCTTGAGCAACATTTGGTTTAATGACTTTTGGGGAAGCAATCTGAGAAGCAACTCCAGTCACAAATCCTACCGACCGCTCACTGTCCTTACATTTAG ACTGAACCACCTCATAGCTGGAGGCCTCCATCCTGTTGGTTTCCATGTCCTGAACATCATCCTCCACGCTGTCATATCCGCCCTCATGATTGATGTGTTTGCTATACTGATTGGTGGACTGGGCCGCGATGAGGACGGGCAGAGGGTGAACCTTGCTCCCAAGACGTCGCTTCTTGCTGCCCTGTTCTTTGCTGCACATCCAGTCCACACAGAAAGT GTGGCGGGCATCGTGGGCCGAGCTGACCTGCTGTGCGCTCTCTTCTTCCAGCTCTCTTTCCTCACTTACTGCAAAGCCTTCTACAAAG GGAGCGACAGGGAGGACGGCTTCTCTGTCCGCTGGGTTGCGGTCAGCCTCTTGCTTTGTGCTGCAGCCATGCTCTGCAAGGAACAAGGCATCACTGTTTTG GGTGTGAACGCAGCCTTTGATGTCCTCCTGATCTGTAATGTCAATGTGTATGAACTCAGCCAGAGGCTGCTGTTCAGGAAAAAATCCCTGGCT TTCAGTGAGATTTTGTCAATGGGATTGCTGACACGCTTGGCTCTTCTGGGTCTTGGGGGGATCTCAATGCTGTACGGCCGCTGGAGGATTATGGGCACAGGACCGCCGGTGTTTACCGAAGTAGACAACCCCGCCTCGTTTGAAGAAAACATCGTGATTAGA ATACTGAACTATAATTACTACTACTCTCTAAATGCCTGGCTGCTGCTGTGTCCCTGGTGGCTGTGTTTTGATTGGTCCATGGGCTGTGTGCCCCTCATTAAGTCGGCCACTGATTGGAGGATGGtgtggctgctgctgctctggtgCTTCTTGCTAGGCTTGATAGGCCAAGCCTTATGCTCACAGGACAGTCAGAGGAGGAG GACTCTGACCCTGGGCCTGGTGCTGCTGGTGGTTCCTTTTCTCCCCGCATGTAACGTTTTCTTCAGAGTGGGCTTTGTCATCGCTGAGAGAGTGCTTTATCTGTCTTCTGCCGGCTACTGCTTACTGCTGGCATTCTCACTGGGACACTGCTGCTGTCGCTGGACCAGATACAAG AAGTTGCTGCTTGCCTTGACGCTGGCGCTCTTATGCATGTATGTAGCTCGCTGTGCCCTCCGCAGCCAGCAGTGGCGGTCGGAGCAAAGCCTGTTCACCAGCGCGCTGTCTGTCTGTCCTCTCAATGCCAAg GTGCATTACAACGTGGGTAAGAACCTGGCCGACAGAGGGAACTCCACTGCTGCTGTCCGGTACTACAGAGAGGCTGTGAG GCTCCACCCGACCTACGTCCACGCAATGAACAACCTGGGAAACATCCTAAAGGAGAAGAATGAGCTGATAGAGGCGGAGCAGCTATTGTCGAAAGCTGTGTCCATCCA atCTGACTTTGCAGCAGCTTGGATGAATCTTGGTATAGTTCAGAACAGCCTCCACAGGTTCGAGGAAGCAGAGCAGAGCTACTTGAACGCCATCCGCTTCCGCAAAAAATACCCAGATTGTTACTACAACCTGGGACGATTG TACGCAGACCAAAACCGACATGTGGACGCTCTGAACGCATGGAGGAATGCAACTGTGCTAAAACCTGATCACAGCCTGGCTTGGAACAACATGGTCATCCTGCTGGACAATTtag GTAACCTGGCTCAGGCGGAGCTGATCGGCAGAGAGGCGCTGAGGATCGTCCCTAATGACCACACCATCATGTTTTCCTTGGCAAACGTCCTGGGAAAATTAGAGAAATATAAG ATCAACCCAAATGCTGCTAGTTGCCATGGCAATTTAG CTGTGCTGTATCACCGCTGGGGGAAGCTGGAGCTGGCTAAGAAACACTATGAACTGTCTCTAAAGTTGGACCCCGAGGCTGCTGGGACCAAAGACAACTACAACATGCTGCTACGCAAACTGGACCAGCTCAAACGCAAGACGCCCTGA